Below is a genomic region from Catenuloplanes atrovinosus.
TAGGGGGAACGGGACGAGCCGGGAGATCCGGAAGATCACCGGCGAGCACGTTGGGATTGGTATGGGTCAGTACACACACGTGGGACGTCACCGCGCCGCACCGGCTCCGCTGCTGCGGCCGGTGATCTTCACAGCGGTGGTCAGCGCCGCACTGGCCGCGGTCATCAGCTCACCGGCGTACGCGGCACCCCCGATCCCCGGCATCCCGGACACCGGCTCCCGCCCGGCCGCGACCGGCGGGCTCTCCCTTCCCGGCGGCACCGGCGTCACGCCGGGCAGCACCGGCGGCGTCACGCCGACCACCTCGCTCACCGGCAACCCGGTGGCGACCCAGCTGGAGACCAAGCAGACCGAGGTCAACCAGGCCGGGCAGCGCCTGCTCGCGCTGGAGGAGCAGGTCGCCCAGGCCACCGCCGCGGTCTCCGCGGCGGAGGGCAAGGTCACGGCCGCCTCCGCCGCGCTGGCCGCGGCGGAGAACGCCACCGAGACCGCGGCGGCCGAGGCGCTGAAGGAGGCGTCCGCGCTCCCGCCGGGCACGTTCGGCTCCGACCTTTACAAGATCGGTTCACTCTGGCGGGTGCCCCGCGACACGGACTCCTCCGCGGAGAGCCGGGCCCGCGACCTGACCCGCGCGCAGGAGGCCGCGCTCGCCGCGGTGACCGAGCGGGACGCCGCGCTGGCCACCCAGGCACAGCTGCGCTCCCAGTTCACCGCGGGCGAGGCCGCGCTCAAGGCGCTCGAGGCGGAGCTGCGCAGAATCCGTGAGGAGAACGAGGACCAGCTCGCCACGATAGCGGCGCAGCAGGACGCCGCCGAGGCCGCGCTCGGCGCCGACTACATCGACAACACCACCACCGACGGCCTGGTGGCCCACCCGAAGGCGCTGGAGGCGCTCGCGTTCGCGATGGCGCAGCGCGGCAAGTGGTACGAGTGGGGTGCCGAGGGCCCGGACACGTACGACTGCTCCGGCCTGATGTGGGACGCCTACCGGCACGCCGGCTACACGCTCCCCCGGGTCGCCAACGACCAGTACTACGCGACCCGCGGCAAGACCGTGCCGAAGTCCGCGATGCTCCCGGGCGACATGGTGTTCTTCAGCACCAGCAACCGGTGGAGCGACGTCTACCACGTCGGGATGTACGTCGGCGACGGCAAGATGGTCAACGCGCCGACCACCGGCGAGGTGGTCAAGGTGCAGTCGATCCAGTGGTCGCGGTTCTTCGCCGCCACCCGGGTCTTCGGCGCGGTCGAGGCGCCCGCCTCCGGGGCCGACACGCCGAAGCCGACGCCCAAGCCGACGCCGCGGCCCACGCCGACGCCGACCACGCCGCGGCCGGGCACGCCGTCGCCCGCGCCGACCACGCCGAAGCCCGGTTCGCCGAGCCCGACGCCGAGCACGGGCTCACCGACCCCGACACCCACGACGCCGTCGCCGGGCTCGCCGAGCCCGACGCCGTCCGGCTCGCCGTCCTCCACGCCGGC
It encodes:
- a CDS encoding C40 family peptidase, with product MIFTAVVSAALAAVISSPAYAAPPIPGIPDTGSRPAATGGLSLPGGTGVTPGSTGGVTPTTSLTGNPVATQLETKQTEVNQAGQRLLALEEQVAQATAAVSAAEGKVTAASAALAAAENATETAAAEALKEASALPPGTFGSDLYKIGSLWRVPRDTDSSAESRARDLTRAQEAALAAVTERDAALATQAQLRSQFTAGEAALKALEAELRRIREENEDQLATIAAQQDAAEAALGADYIDNTTTDGLVAHPKALEALAFAMAQRGKWYEWGAEGPDTYDCSGLMWDAYRHAGYTLPRVANDQYYATRGKTVPKSAMLPGDMVFFSTSNRWSDVYHVGMYVGDGKMVNAPTTGEVVKVQSIQWSRFFAATRVFGAVEAPASGADTPKPTPKPTPRPTPTPTTPRPGTPSPAPTTPKPGSPSPTPSTGSPTPTPTTPSPGSPSPTPSGSPSSTPAQPTTPADPPTNSPTRPASNPPSDATSASASAGGSASASAGGSASASAGGSASASANG